One stretch of Serinicoccus hydrothermalis DNA includes these proteins:
- a CDS encoding tetratricopeptide repeat protein, protein MTVVFGGAEFPAYVIDDDTLREELLDEDETREWVQETPQDPHAVALLRMLGELDRALDAGRDRIRELEEGSPAWALAAVRLAHVHHWRGEYAQAHALLDAAQEVLAGDDARTALVHQHRAKALLDEGRPEEAHTAASLALTLREAAGDPGLVASTRQTLRRIEQDLHP, encoded by the coding sequence ATGACCGTCGTCTTCGGCGGTGCCGAGTTCCCCGCCTACGTCATCGACGACGACACCCTGCGCGAGGAGCTGCTCGACGAGGACGAGACCCGCGAGTGGGTGCAGGAGACGCCGCAGGACCCGCACGCCGTCGCGCTGCTGCGCATGCTCGGCGAGCTCGACCGGGCGCTGGACGCCGGGCGGGACCGCATCCGCGAGCTGGAGGAGGGATCGCCGGCGTGGGCCCTGGCCGCGGTCCGGCTCGCCCATGTGCACCACTGGCGCGGCGAGTACGCGCAGGCGCACGCCCTGCTCGACGCCGCCCAGGAGGTGCTCGCCGGCGACGACGCACGGACCGCCCTGGTGCACCAGCACCGGGCCAAGGCGTTGCTCGACGAGGGCCGACCCGAAGAGGCGCACACGGCGGCCTCCCTGGCGCTGACCCTGCGCGAGGCCGCCGGTGACCCCGGCCTCGTCGCCTCCACCCGGCAGACGCTGCGCCGGATCGAGCAGGACCTGCACCCCTGA
- a CDS encoding Gfo/Idh/MocA family protein, producing MTDPSTTARPPADPPVSDRPVRWGLLAAGGIARALAQAIAAVDGGEVVAVAARDGGRARAFADEFGIPRAYGSYDELMADPEVDAVYISSTHPFHRDQALACIEAGKHVLVEKPTTLTVRDTEEVLEAAREAGVLAVEAMWTRCQPIVLDALARVRGGDIGTVRSFHAAFPVPFEYDESHRLFDLDNGGGALLDLGIYPVTLAHLLVGHPTHLHVLGSRVATGADALVSLQWMTEEGAVVQVLTDSLSHGSTETIVRGTEGSLQLHGPLNNPTSFTVRRGEHEELVSGGDRRGYEHEVEEFHRCLAEGLLESPLVPHADTVAIMTILESARRELGVRYPQEEEPLQTTAAVT from the coding sequence ATGACCGACCCGTCGACGACCGCACGTCCGCCGGCCGATCCGCCGGTCTCCGACCGCCCCGTCCGGTGGGGGCTGCTCGCCGCCGGGGGCATCGCCCGGGCCCTGGCGCAGGCCATCGCCGCCGTCGACGGGGGTGAGGTGGTCGCCGTGGCGGCCCGGGACGGCGGGCGGGCCAGGGCCTTCGCCGACGAGTTCGGCATCCCCCGCGCCTACGGCAGCTACGACGAGCTCATGGCCGACCCCGAGGTCGACGCGGTCTACATCTCCTCGACCCATCCCTTCCACCGGGACCAGGCGCTGGCCTGCATCGAGGCCGGCAAGCACGTGCTCGTCGAGAAGCCGACGACGCTGACCGTCCGCGACACCGAGGAGGTGCTCGAGGCCGCGCGCGAGGCAGGGGTCCTCGCGGTCGAGGCCATGTGGACCCGGTGCCAGCCGATCGTCCTGGACGCCCTCGCCCGGGTGCGCGGCGGCGACATCGGGACGGTCCGCAGCTTCCACGCCGCCTTCCCGGTGCCCTTCGAGTACGACGAGTCGCACCGCCTCTTCGACCTGGACAACGGGGGCGGGGCGCTGCTCGACCTCGGGATCTACCCGGTGACCCTGGCCCACCTGCTGGTCGGCCACCCCACCCACCTGCACGTGCTGGGCTCCCGGGTCGCGACCGGCGCCGACGCCCTGGTGTCGCTGCAGTGGATGACCGAGGAGGGCGCGGTGGTGCAGGTCCTCACGGACTCGCTCTCGCACGGCAGCACCGAGACGATCGTGCGGGGCACGGAGGGCTCGCTCCAGCTCCACGGCCCCCTCAACAACCCGACCTCGTTCACCGTCCGCCGCGGCGAGCACGAGGAGCTGGTGAGCGGCGGCGACCGCCGCGGCTACGAGCACGAGGTGGAGGAGTTCCACCGCTGCCTCGCCGAGGGCCTGCTGGAGTCGCCGCTCGTACCGCACGCGGACACCGTCGCGATCATGACGATCCTGGAGAGCGCGCGGCGCGAGCTCGGCGTCCGCTACCCGCAGGAGGAAGAGCCGCTGCAGACCACCGCCGCGGTGACGTGA
- a CDS encoding type II toxin-antitoxin system VapC family toxin, giving the protein MKVVDANVLLYAVNPSARHHEASRRWLDGALSGSETVGFSWLVLTAFVRLSTKVGLFPHPLQPGQAIAVVRAWLGAPGARMLEPGGAHLTLMESILSEVGSGGNLVSDAHLAAIALEANAGVVSYDTDFSRFERVRCSRPDDLLGR; this is encoded by the coding sequence GTGAAGGTCGTCGACGCCAACGTCCTCCTCTATGCCGTCAACCCGTCGGCGCGACACCACGAGGCGTCCCGCCGGTGGTTGGACGGTGCCCTCAGCGGTAGTGAGACGGTCGGGTTCAGCTGGCTGGTGCTCACCGCCTTCGTCCGGCTGTCGACCAAGGTGGGCCTGTTCCCCCACCCGCTCCAGCCTGGCCAGGCGATCGCGGTCGTGCGTGCCTGGCTGGGCGCTCCCGGGGCGAGGATGCTCGAGCCCGGCGGGGCACACCTCACCCTCATGGAGTCGATCCTGAGCGAGGTGGGTAGCGGCGGCAACCTGGTCAGCGACGCCCACCTCGCCGCCATCGCTCTCGAGGCGAACGCCGGCGTCGTCAGCTATGACACGGACTTCTCACGCTTCGAACGGGTGCGCTGCTCCCGACCGGATGACCTCCTCGGTCGCTGA
- a CDS encoding AAA family ATPase has protein sequence MPTAQEPSFAPVPVRRVERHPGAALPDARTWPRTIPAVAQLLDEGLDLGPATVLVGANGSGKSTILEAVAMAFGLNPEGGSTGAMHQTRRTESDLGQWLRLVRGPGASRWGYFVRAETMHGLFSYLQDTVRHDFHRFSHGEAFVELLSSRRYQGDGFFVWDEPEAGLSFEAQLRLLSELVEIAAQPGAQVLLATHSPLLAALPGAVVLECSEQGMRETSWDRLDMVDHYRRFLEAPERYLRHLRA, from the coding sequence ATGCCGACCGCCCAGGAGCCGAGCTTCGCCCCGGTCCCCGTCCGGCGGGTCGAGCGGCACCCTGGCGCCGCGCTGCCGGACGCGCGGACCTGGCCGCGGACCATCCCCGCGGTCGCCCAGCTGCTCGACGAGGGGCTCGACCTCGGGCCGGCCACGGTCCTGGTGGGGGCGAACGGCTCGGGCAAGTCCACGATCCTCGAGGCCGTGGCGATGGCCTTCGGCCTCAATCCCGAGGGTGGCTCCACCGGGGCGATGCACCAGACGCGCAGGACCGAGTCCGACCTCGGTCAGTGGCTGCGGCTGGTGCGCGGTCCCGGGGCCTCCCGGTGGGGCTACTTCGTCCGCGCCGAGACGATGCACGGGCTGTTCAGCTACCTGCAGGACACCGTTCGGCACGACTTCCACCGCTTCTCGCACGGTGAGGCCTTCGTCGAGCTTCTCAGCTCGCGTCGTTACCAGGGCGACGGCTTCTTCGTCTGGGACGAGCCCGAGGCCGGTCTGTCCTTCGAGGCGCAGCTGCGGCTGCTGTCCGAGCTCGTCGAGATCGCTGCGCAGCCCGGTGCCCAGGTGCTCCTGGCGACGCACTCACCCCTGCTGGCCGCACTGCCGGGAGCCGTCGTGCTCGAGTGCTCCGAGCAGGGGATGCGCGAGACGTCCTGGGACCGGCTCGACATGGTCGACCACTACCGGCGGTTCCTCGAGGCTCCCGAGCGCTACCTCCGGCACCTGCGCGCCTGA
- a CDS encoding acylphosphatase translates to MERALIFVRGRVQGVGFRWWTRARALELDLVGHARNLPDGRVEVNAQGGRAAIDSLVGLLQEDPSTHSRPGNVTGVAVQWHDVREGLSGFVER, encoded by the coding sequence ATGGAGCGCGCGCTGATCTTCGTCCGCGGCCGGGTCCAGGGTGTCGGTTTCCGCTGGTGGACCCGGGCCCGGGCGCTCGAGCTGGACCTCGTCGGGCACGCCCGGAACCTGCCGGACGGACGGGTCGAGGTGAACGCCCAGGGCGGGCGCGCCGCGATCGACTCGCTCGTCGGGCTGCTGCAGGAGGACCCCTCGACCCACAGCCGTCCCGGGAACGTCACCGGCGTAGCGGTCCAGTGGCACGACGTCCGCGAGGGGCTCTCCGGCTTCGTCGAGCGCTGA
- a CDS encoding antitoxin, producing MRTTVTLDPDTESLIRQEMLRRGVSFKRALNDAIRAGSTGRQSPAPFRTQVHDLGEPTVNLDRALQLSGELEDEELIRQVRTGQ from the coding sequence ATGCGCACCACGGTCACGCTCGACCCGGACACGGAGTCCCTGATCCGGCAGGAGATGCTGCGCCGGGGGGTCTCCTTCAAGCGGGCCCTGAACGACGCCATCCGCGCGGGGAGCACCGGCCGCCAGTCACCCGCGCCCTTCCGCACCCAGGTGCACGACCTCGGTGAGCCGACGGTGAACCTCGACCGCGCGCTGCAGCTCAGCGGCGAGCTCGAGGACGAAGAACTGATCAGGCAGGTCAGGACCGGTCAGTGA
- a CDS encoding oxygenase MpaB family protein: protein MRSSRLAEQARNRLAEALRQRVAGPDAGPRAEAIWLAPGERRFAPDDPICRVHGHAGMYAGGIRALLLQALHPLAMAGVGEHSGYRGDPWGRLQRTSEFIAMTTYGPVDSAQRVIDRINRVHRTVVGTASDGRPYAATDPHLLRWVHVAEINSFLVAHQHYARTPLTAPEADRYVDQAAWAADQLGVLDPPRTVRDLEESLTAYRPELKATEGARDVARFLLAEPPLPWAARPGFWLLAAGAVQMLPGYARDLLGLRPPEPLRRLERPALAVLDPLGRLGTAAVGWALSSPDDPRNNPASSAVLDRTARDG, encoded by the coding sequence GTGCGATCCTCCCGACTCGCCGAGCAGGCCCGCAACCGCCTCGCGGAGGCGCTGCGGCAGCGGGTCGCGGGGCCGGACGCGGGACCGCGTGCAGAGGCGATCTGGCTGGCCCCCGGCGAGCGGAGGTTCGCCCCGGACGACCCGATCTGCCGGGTGCACGGGCACGCGGGGATGTATGCCGGTGGCATCCGCGCCCTGCTGCTCCAGGCGCTGCACCCCCTCGCCATGGCGGGGGTGGGCGAGCACTCGGGCTACCGCGGCGACCCGTGGGGCCGGCTGCAGCGCACCAGCGAGTTCATCGCGATGACGACCTACGGGCCGGTCGACTCCGCGCAGCGGGTGATAGACCGGATCAACCGGGTGCACCGCACCGTGGTCGGCACCGCGAGCGACGGGCGGCCCTACGCGGCGACCGACCCGCACCTGCTCCGCTGGGTGCACGTCGCCGAGATCAACAGCTTCCTCGTGGCCCACCAGCACTACGCGCGTACTCCGCTGACGGCGCCGGAGGCCGACCGCTACGTCGACCAGGCGGCCTGGGCCGCGGACCAGCTCGGGGTGCTCGACCCACCGCGGACGGTGCGGGACCTCGAGGAGTCGCTGACGGCATACCGGCCGGAGCTGAAGGCGACCGAGGGGGCCCGCGACGTCGCCCGCTTCCTGCTGGCCGAGCCGCCGCTGCCCTGGGCGGCGCGTCCCGGCTTCTGGCTGCTCGCCGCGGGCGCGGTGCAGATGCTGCCCGGGTATGCCCGCGACCTGCTCGGGCTACGCCCGCCCGAGCCGCTGCGACGTCTGGAGCGGCCGGCGCTGGCGGTTCTCGACCCGCTCGGCCGGCTGGGCACCGCCGCGGTCGGCTGGGCGCTCAGCAGCCCCGACGACCCACGCAACAACCCAGCGAGCTCGGCCGTCCTCGACCGCACCGCCCGGGACGGCTGA
- the ffh gene encoding signal recognition particle protein, whose protein sequence is MFTSLSDRLTQTFRNLKRKGAVTESDLNSTIRDIRMALLDADVALPVVKEFTGRIRERGLGAEVHQALNPAQQIVKIVNEELVSILGGQTRRLNLAKNPPTVIMLAGLQGSGKTTFAGKLGRWLADQGHTPLLVAADLQRPNAVTQLEVVGERAGVKVYAPERGNIYGHDATLESGEGTRSFGDPVDVAVDGVEEARRRSHDVVIIDTAGRLAVDVDLMRQAHDIRIETSADEVLFVIDAMIGQAAVDTAKAFADGVGITGTVLSKLDGDARGGAALSVATVTGQPILFASTGEGVKDIELFHPDRMASRILDMGDVLTLIEQAEQAFDQAQAKEMTRKFLTDEDFTFDDFLQQMSAIKKMGSLKQMLGMMPGMQGMKAQLDSLDEREFDRVEAMVRSMTPLERNHPKIINGSRRARIARGSGVSTGEVNQLIERFGEAQKMMRQLKKGGGMPGMPGMPGMGGAGGGGARKGKQQQRKKGKSGNPAKRAQQERDAVAKEQAARERSFESAFGGGALGAGEDAEAGQDLSGLKLPKGFEKYLDGGKG, encoded by the coding sequence GTGTTCACCAGTCTCTCCGACCGCCTGACGCAGACCTTCCGCAACCTCAAGCGCAAGGGCGCCGTCACCGAGTCCGACCTCAACTCCACCATCCGTGACATCCGGATGGCGCTGCTCGACGCCGACGTGGCGCTGCCCGTCGTCAAGGAGTTCACCGGCCGGATCCGGGAGCGGGGGCTGGGCGCCGAGGTGCACCAGGCGCTGAACCCGGCCCAGCAGATCGTCAAGATCGTCAACGAGGAGCTCGTCTCGATCCTCGGCGGGCAGACCCGGCGGCTCAACCTCGCCAAGAACCCGCCCACCGTCATCATGCTCGCGGGCCTGCAGGGCTCGGGAAAGACGACCTTCGCGGGCAAGCTCGGCCGCTGGCTGGCCGACCAGGGGCATACCCCGCTGCTCGTCGCGGCCGACCTGCAGCGCCCCAACGCGGTCACCCAGCTGGAAGTCGTCGGCGAGCGGGCCGGGGTCAAGGTCTACGCGCCCGAGCGCGGCAACATCTACGGCCACGACGCGACCCTGGAGTCGGGGGAGGGCACCCGCAGCTTCGGTGACCCGGTCGACGTCGCCGTGGACGGGGTCGAGGAGGCGCGCCGCCGCAGCCACGACGTCGTCATCATCGACACCGCAGGCCGGTTGGCCGTCGACGTCGACCTCATGCGCCAGGCGCACGACATCCGGATCGAGACCAGCGCCGACGAGGTCCTCTTCGTCATCGACGCCATGATCGGTCAGGCCGCCGTGGACACGGCCAAGGCCTTCGCCGACGGCGTGGGGATCACCGGCACGGTGCTGTCCAAGCTGGACGGCGACGCCCGCGGTGGTGCCGCGCTCTCCGTGGCCACCGTCACCGGCCAGCCGATCCTCTTCGCCTCCACCGGCGAGGGCGTCAAGGACATCGAGCTGTTCCACCCCGACCGCATGGCCTCGCGCATCCTCGACATGGGCGACGTGCTGACGCTCATCGAGCAGGCGGAGCAGGCCTTCGACCAGGCCCAGGCGAAGGAGATGACCCGCAAGTTCCTCACCGACGAGGACTTCACCTTCGACGACTTCCTGCAGCAGATGTCGGCGATCAAGAAGATGGGCTCGCTCAAGCAGATGCTCGGCATGATGCCGGGGATGCAGGGGATGAAGGCCCAGCTGGACTCCCTCGACGAGCGCGAGTTCGACCGGGTCGAGGCCATGGTCCGGTCGATGACGCCGCTGGAGCGCAACCACCCCAAGATCATCAACGGCTCGCGCCGGGCCCGCATCGCCCGCGGTTCCGGGGTCAGCACCGGCGAGGTCAACCAGCTCATCGAGCGCTTCGGCGAGGCGCAGAAGATGATGCGCCAGCTCAAGAAGGGCGGCGGCATGCCCGGTATGCCGGGGATGCCGGGCATGGGTGGCGCCGGCGGGGGCGGTGCCAGGAAGGGCAAGCAGCAGCAGCGCAAGAAGGGCAAGTCGGGCAACCCGGCCAAGCGGGCCCAGCAGGAGCGGGACGCCGTCGCCAAGGAGCAGGCGGCGCGGGAGCGGTCGTTCGAGAGCGCCTTCGGCGGTGGTGCGCTCGGGGCCGGTGAGGACGCCGAGGCTGGTCAGGACCTGTCCGGGCTCAAGCTGCCCAAGGGCTTCGAGAAGTACCTCGACGGCGGCAAGGGCTGA
- the smc gene encoding chromosome segregation protein SMC, translated as MYVKSLTLKGFKSFASTTSMRLEPGITCIVGPNGSGKSNVVDALAWVMGEQGAKSLRGGKMEDVIFAGTSGRQPLGRAEVSLTIDNTDGALPIDYSEVTITRTMFRTGGSEYAINGTSCRLLDVQELLSDSGIGREMHVIVGQGQLDQVLRATPEERRGFIEEAAGVLKHRKRKERALRKLDTMEGNLTRLTDLTTEIRRQLGPLGRQAETARRAATIQAEVRDARLRILADDLVQLTSALEAELADEQALLERRTRVQEAARVAEARVAELEQERAAGAPALTAVQDRWYALSSLVERVRALGDLAAERTRLLGAEAEELAAEESGRSRRGRDPEELRAQAARVRAEEAELQTRVAELATALADAEGERAGAEEAHAQEQARLQRLARAAADRREGLARLSGQVAARRSRLEAGEDEVTRLQEVAAAVVGRAEKAERDYAGLEGTVLDVEQGEEGLDDHYEAAEARRAESLEEVERLTEELRTAQAEQARWEARVEALSLSLRRTDGASALLSAEAVGGVTGTLTDHVVVEPGREAAVAAALGWAGEALVAEGLGPAQQALAWLRDQEQGQAGLVVPELLAGDEGEARAGWPELPGYAVWAADMVRAKGGDEPLRRAVSGLLERVALVDEVDDAALLVQALPGVTVVTGAGDVYGPGWVRGGSSAAPSLLELTSALEEAQEGVREATSRAERATFALGSARDDLEGAQRAADEALDALHDSDARMTAVAEQLSQLGQTMRTARAEHERATTAIGTAEESMAATRAELAELEARLADAEDLASQEGTEEPDTGDRERLAEAAARARTLETEARLALRTQEERVTALAGRADSLESAADGELAARRQAAQRRERRARERTTAEAVRVGASYVLVRAQEALERATQERARGQAEQAERDQALAAARQRARELADDLRDLTDSVHADEIARAEQRLRIEALQARSLDELGVDPQTLVEEYGPHLPVPHIPGPDDPAPEDGEAPEPQPFVREVQDKRLRKAERALTQLGKVNPLALEEFAALEERHTFLTEQVEDLRRSKADLLEIVRSVDERVERVFTEAFHDTAEQFERVFSRLFPGGEGRITLTDPDDMLTTGIEVEARPPGKKIKRLSLLSGGERSLTAVALLVAIFKARPSPFYIMDEVEAALDDTNLGRLITLFEELRDSSQLIVITHQKRTMEIADALYGVSMRGDGVTTVVSQRIKDVAAEGVEQPTRTAVPEPEPSPA; from the coding sequence ATGTACGTGAAGAGCCTGACCCTCAAGGGCTTCAAGTCGTTCGCCTCGACGACGAGCATGCGCCTGGAGCCGGGCATCACCTGCATCGTGGGTCCCAACGGCTCGGGCAAGTCCAACGTCGTCGACGCGCTGGCGTGGGTGATGGGGGAGCAGGGGGCCAAGAGCCTGCGCGGCGGCAAGATGGAGGACGTCATCTTCGCCGGCACCTCGGGCCGCCAGCCGCTGGGCCGCGCCGAGGTCTCGCTGACCATCGACAACACCGACGGCGCGCTGCCCATCGACTACAGCGAGGTGACGATCACCCGCACGATGTTCCGCACCGGGGGGTCGGAGTATGCCATCAACGGCACCTCGTGCCGACTGCTCGACGTGCAGGAGCTGCTCTCCGACTCCGGCATCGGGCGGGAGATGCACGTCATCGTCGGGCAGGGCCAGCTCGACCAGGTGCTGCGCGCCACGCCCGAGGAGCGCCGCGGCTTCATCGAGGAGGCCGCCGGGGTCCTCAAGCACCGCAAGCGCAAGGAGCGCGCGCTGCGCAAGCTGGACACGATGGAGGGCAACCTCACCCGGCTCACCGACCTCACCACCGAGATCCGACGCCAGCTCGGTCCGCTCGGGCGGCAGGCGGAGACGGCGCGCCGGGCCGCGACGATCCAGGCCGAGGTCCGGGACGCGCGGCTGCGGATCCTCGCCGACGACCTCGTGCAGCTCACCAGCGCGCTGGAGGCCGAGCTCGCCGACGAGCAGGCGCTCCTCGAGCGCCGCACCCGGGTGCAGGAGGCGGCGCGGGTCGCCGAGGCCCGGGTCGCCGAGCTCGAGCAGGAGCGGGCCGCGGGCGCGCCGGCCCTCACCGCGGTCCAGGACCGGTGGTATGCCCTCTCCTCCCTGGTGGAGCGGGTCCGCGCGCTGGGTGACCTGGCCGCCGAGCGGACCCGACTGCTCGGCGCCGAGGCCGAGGAGCTCGCCGCCGAGGAGAGCGGCCGGTCCCGCCGGGGTCGCGACCCCGAGGAGCTGCGCGCCCAGGCCGCCCGGGTGCGGGCTGAGGAGGCCGAGCTGCAGACCCGCGTCGCCGAGCTCGCCACCGCCCTCGCCGACGCCGAGGGGGAGCGGGCCGGTGCCGAGGAGGCGCACGCCCAGGAGCAGGCACGGTTGCAGCGCCTCGCCCGCGCGGCGGCGGACCGGCGCGAGGGTCTGGCCCGGCTGTCCGGGCAGGTGGCCGCCCGCCGTTCCCGGCTGGAGGCGGGCGAGGACGAGGTCACCCGGCTGCAGGAGGTCGCCGCCGCCGTCGTGGGGCGCGCGGAGAAGGCGGAGCGGGACTACGCCGGGCTCGAGGGCACGGTGCTGGACGTCGAGCAGGGCGAGGAGGGCCTCGACGACCACTACGAGGCCGCGGAGGCGCGGCGCGCCGAGTCGCTCGAGGAGGTCGAGCGGCTCACCGAGGAGCTGCGGACGGCACAGGCCGAGCAGGCGCGGTGGGAGGCCCGGGTGGAGGCGCTGTCGCTGAGCCTGCGGCGCACCGACGGGGCCAGCGCCCTCCTGTCGGCCGAGGCCGTCGGCGGCGTGACCGGCACGCTCACCGACCACGTGGTGGTCGAGCCCGGACGGGAGGCCGCGGTCGCGGCGGCACTCGGCTGGGCCGGGGAGGCGCTCGTGGCCGAGGGGCTGGGCCCGGCGCAGCAGGCGCTCGCCTGGCTGCGGGACCAGGAGCAGGGGCAGGCCGGGCTCGTGGTGCCCGAGCTGCTCGCCGGTGACGAGGGCGAGGCTCGCGCGGGCTGGCCCGAGCTGCCCGGGTATGCCGTCTGGGCCGCGGACATGGTGCGGGCCAAGGGGGGTGACGAGCCGCTGCGCCGGGCCGTCAGCGGGCTGCTGGAGCGGGTCGCGCTCGTGGACGAGGTTGACGACGCCGCGCTGCTGGTACAGGCCCTGCCCGGGGTCACCGTGGTCACCGGGGCGGGCGACGTCTACGGGCCGGGGTGGGTGCGTGGCGGCTCGTCCGCCGCCCCGAGCCTGCTGGAGCTCACCTCGGCCCTGGAGGAGGCGCAGGAGGGGGTGCGCGAGGCCACCTCCCGCGCCGAGCGGGCCACCTTCGCGCTCGGCTCCGCCCGGGACGACCTCGAGGGGGCCCAGCGGGCCGCCGACGAGGCCCTCGACGCGCTGCACGACTCGGACGCGCGGATGACGGCGGTGGCCGAGCAGCTCTCCCAGCTCGGCCAGACCATGCGCACCGCCCGGGCCGAGCACGAGCGGGCGACCACCGCCATCGGCACCGCCGAGGAGTCCATGGCCGCCACCCGTGCCGAGCTCGCCGAGCTGGAGGCGCGCCTGGCCGACGCCGAGGACCTCGCGAGCCAGGAGGGCACGGAGGAGCCGGACACCGGCGACCGGGAGCGGCTGGCCGAGGCCGCGGCCCGGGCTCGCACCCTGGAGACCGAGGCACGGCTGGCGCTGCGCACCCAGGAGGAGCGGGTGACCGCGCTCGCCGGCCGGGCCGACAGCCTGGAGTCCGCGGCCGACGGCGAGCTCGCCGCCCGCCGGCAGGCCGCGCAGCGTCGCGAGCGCCGGGCGCGTGAGCGGACCACCGCCGAGGCGGTCCGCGTCGGGGCGTCCTACGTGCTGGTGCGGGCGCAGGAGGCCCTGGAGCGTGCCACGCAGGAGCGGGCCCGTGGCCAGGCCGAGCAGGCCGAGCGGGACCAGGCGCTCGCGGCGGCGCGGCAGAGGGCCCGGGAGCTCGCCGACGACCTGCGCGACCTCACCGACTCGGTGCACGCCGACGAGATCGCCCGCGCCGAGCAGCGGCTGCGCATCGAGGCCCTCCAGGCCCGTTCCCTGGACGAGCTCGGGGTGGACCCCCAGACGCTCGTGGAGGAGTACGGCCCGCACCTGCCGGTGCCGCACATCCCCGGCCCGGACGACCCGGCCCCGGAGGACGGCGAGGCACCCGAGCCGCAGCCCTTCGTCCGCGAGGTCCAGGACAAGCGGCTGCGCAAGGCCGAGCGCGCGCTCACCCAGCTCGGCAAGGTCAACCCCCTCGCGCTGGAGGAGTTCGCGGCGCTGGAGGAACGGCATACCTTCCTCACCGAGCAGGTCGAGGACCTGCGCCGGAGCAAGGCGGACCTGCTGGAGATCGTCCGCTCGGTCGACGAGCGGGTCGAGCGGGTGTTCACCGAGGCCTTCCACGACACCGCGGAGCAGTTCGAGCGGGTCTTCTCCCGCCTCTTCCCGGGCGGTGAGGGCCGGATCACCCTGACCGACCCGGACGACATGCTCACCACCGGGATCGAGGTGGAGGCGCGGCCCCCCGGCAAGAAGATCAAGCGGCTCTCGCTGCTCTCCGGCGGGGAGCGGTCGTTGACGGCGGTGGCGCTGCTGGTCGCGATCTTCAAGGCGCGGCCGAGCCCGTTCTACATCATGGACGAGGTGGAGGCCGCGCTCGACGACACCAACCTGGGGCGGCTCATCACGCTCTTCGAGGAGCTGCGCGACTCCAGCCAGCTCATCGTCATCACCCACCAGAAGCGCACCATGGAGATCGCCGACGCGCTCTACGGCGTCTCGATGCGCGGCGACGGGGTGACCACCGTCGTCAGCCAGCGGATCAAGGACGTGGCCGCCGAGGGGGTCGAGCAGCCGACGCGCACTGCGGTCCCCGAGCCCGAGCCGTCACCCGCATGA
- the ftsY gene encoding signal recognition particle-docking protein FtsY, giving the protein MGPINELWEILTLVTVVVLGGLALLVALVRGRGGDSATLPRTGPRPEEDTDVLTEERPEPEVEVEDRGGGVAVEEPEAPTPTLERPDSARGRLQRLRARLARSNNAIGNALLALLSRGGLSEQDWEDVEDTLLASDLGVEATQELVDSLRTQVKVDGTSDAAQVKQWLHDDLLRLVDPTLDRRITASREGEHPAVILVVGVNGTGKTTTVGKLGRVLVAEDKDVLFGAADTFRAAAADQLQTWGERVGVPTVRSHTEGADPASVAYDAVKGGVEAEVDVVLVDTAGRLHTKRGLMDELGKIKRVVEKVAPVGEVLLVLDATTGQNGMRQAEEFAKEVAITGIVLTKMDGTAKGGIVVNVQRKLGVPVKLIGLGEGPDDLAPFDPEAFVSAIVG; this is encoded by the coding sequence GTGGGACCGATCAACGAGCTCTGGGAGATCCTGACCCTCGTCACCGTCGTGGTGCTCGGGGGTCTCGCGCTGCTGGTGGCGCTGGTCCGTGGTCGCGGGGGCGACTCGGCCACGCTGCCGCGCACCGGCCCTCGGCCGGAGGAGGACACCGACGTCCTCACCGAGGAGCGTCCGGAGCCCGAGGTTGAGGTCGAGGACCGCGGCGGCGGGGTCGCGGTCGAGGAGCCCGAGGCCCCGACGCCCACGTTGGAGCGCCCCGACTCCGCCCGCGGCCGCCTGCAGCGGCTGCGCGCCCGGCTCGCCCGCTCCAACAACGCCATCGGCAACGCCCTGCTCGCGCTGCTGTCGCGCGGCGGCCTCAGCGAGCAGGACTGGGAGGACGTCGAGGACACCCTGCTGGCCTCCGACCTCGGGGTCGAGGCCACGCAGGAGCTGGTCGACTCGCTGCGGACGCAGGTCAAGGTCGACGGCACGAGCGACGCGGCGCAGGTCAAGCAGTGGCTCCACGACGACCTGCTCCGGCTGGTCGACCCCACCCTCGACCGGCGTATCACGGCCAGCCGCGAGGGTGAGCACCCCGCGGTCATCCTCGTCGTGGGGGTCAACGGCACCGGCAAGACGACGACCGTCGGCAAGCTGGGCCGCGTGCTCGTCGCCGAGGACAAGGACGTGCTCTTCGGCGCGGCCGACACCTTCCGGGCGGCTGCGGCCGACCAGCTCCAGACCTGGGGGGAGCGGGTGGGCGTGCCGACGGTCCGCTCGCACACCGAGGGCGCGGACCCGGCCTCGGTCGCCTACGACGCGGTCAAGGGCGGGGTGGAGGCCGAGGTGGACGTCGTGCTCGTCGACACCGCCGGCCGGCTGCATACCAAGCGCGGACTCATGGACGAGCTCGGCAAGATCAAGCGGGTGGTGGAGAAGGTCGCGCCGGTGGGCGAGGTGCTCCTCGTCCTCGACGCGACGACCGGGCAGAACGGCATGCGCCAGGCGGAGGAGTTCGCCAAGGAGGTCGCGATCACCGGCATCGTCCTCACCAAGATGGACGGCACCGCCAAGGGCGGCATTGTCGTCAACGTGCAGCGCAAGCTCGGTGTGCCGGTGAAGCTCATCGGGCTGGGGGAGGGGCCGGACGACCTGGCGCCCTTCGACCCGGAGGCCTTCGTCTCGGCGATCGTCGGCTGA